The following proteins are co-located in the Tardibacter chloracetimidivorans genome:
- a CDS encoding portal protein: protein MDVKALIEHGDKLFSKRTTLVSMWQEVADHFYAERADFTVSRTLGDEFAEHLSTSYPLLVRRDLGNALGTMMRPTSIDWFHMRTMDDDGEDQPGKEWLEWATQRMKRAMYDRRSLFTRASKEGDHDLAAFGQCVKTVELNKDATGLLYRCWHLRDVAWCENEEGKIDTVHRKWKPTARDLVQTFGSKVSDKVKELLIGANKQPYREINCRHIVMPADQYAGEYLGKGKAKYVSIYLDVENQHIIEAVGQTYMMYVIPRWQTVSGSQYAYSPATVAALPEARLLQAMTRTILEAGEKATNPPMVAVQEAIRSDISIYAGGITWVDSEYDERLGEVLRPLTQDKSGLPLGLDMQQNAMALLKEAFFLNTLTLPQNGPEMTAYEVGQRIQEYIRQASPIFEPLEDEDNGQMCEATFDLMLRAGAFGRPEEIPQSLRGADIGFRFESPLHDAIEKQKGQKMMEAIGLLGQVLPVDPTAAAQIDFKTAFRDALSSVGMPAKWLRSEDEADAIVEGQQEQQQAQALLEDLSAGAQVATQVGEANQAMAA, encoded by the coding sequence ATGGACGTAAAGGCGCTCATCGAACACGGCGACAAGCTGTTTTCGAAGAGAACGACGCTTGTCTCGATGTGGCAGGAGGTCGCTGACCACTTCTATGCGGAAAGGGCGGATTTTACTGTCTCCCGCACATTGGGTGATGAGTTCGCCGAACATCTGAGCACGAGCTATCCGCTTCTCGTTCGTCGCGATCTCGGAAATGCCTTGGGCACAATGATGCGGCCAACGTCGATCGACTGGTTCCACATGCGGACGATGGACGACGACGGTGAGGATCAGCCAGGCAAGGAATGGCTGGAGTGGGCAACGCAGCGCATGAAGCGCGCGATGTACGACCGGCGCTCACTGTTCACCCGCGCATCGAAGGAAGGCGATCACGATCTCGCCGCCTTCGGGCAATGCGTGAAGACGGTTGAGTTGAACAAGGACGCGACCGGCCTTCTCTATCGCTGCTGGCATCTGCGCGACGTGGCGTGGTGCGAGAACGAGGAAGGCAAGATCGACACCGTTCATCGGAAGTGGAAGCCGACCGCGCGCGATCTCGTCCAGACATTCGGCAGCAAGGTCAGCGACAAGGTAAAGGAACTTCTCATCGGCGCGAACAAGCAGCCGTACAGGGAAATCAACTGCCGCCATATCGTGATGCCCGCCGATCAGTACGCCGGCGAGTATCTCGGCAAGGGCAAGGCTAAATACGTCTCGATCTATCTCGATGTGGAGAACCAGCACATCATCGAGGCGGTGGGACAGACCTACATGATGTACGTCATCCCGCGCTGGCAGACCGTTTCCGGGTCACAGTACGCCTATTCTCCAGCAACAGTTGCCGCTCTCCCTGAAGCTCGGTTGCTACAGGCGATGACGCGCACGATCCTTGAGGCTGGCGAGAAGGCAACGAACCCGCCGATGGTCGCGGTTCAAGAGGCCATTCGCTCCGATATATCGATCTATGCCGGTGGCATCACATGGGTAGACTCGGAGTATGACGAAAGGCTTGGTGAAGTTCTCCGCCCATTGACGCAGGACAAGTCCGGCCTGCCGCTCGGGCTGGACATGCAACAGAACGCGATGGCGCTGTTGAAGGAAGCGTTTTTCCTCAACACTCTGACACTTCCCCAGAACGGGCCGGAAATGACTGCCTATGAGGTTGGGCAACGCATTCAGGAATATATCCGGCAGGCGTCACCGATCTTCGAGCCGCTTGAAGACGAAGACAACGGCCAGATGTGCGAAGCGACGTTCGACCTGATGTTGAGGGCAGGGGCATTCGGACGGCCCGAAGAAATCCCTCAGTCCCTTCGCGGTGCTGATATCGGCTTCCGCTTCGAATCCCCGCTTCACGACGCGATCGAGAAGCAGAAGGGCCAGAAGATGATGGAGGCCATCGGTCTGTTGGGCCAGGTTCTCCCGGTCGATCCTACGGCTGCCGCGCAAATCGACTTCAAGACTGCGTTCCGCGATGCGCTGTCCTCCGTTGGTATGCCCGCCAAGTGGCTGCGCTCCGAAGACGAAGCCGATGCGATCGTGGAAGGCCAGCAGGAACAGCAGCAGGCGCAAGCATTGCTGGAAGACCTGTCAGCCGGTGCGCAGGTGGCGACACAGGTTGGCGAGGCTAATCAGGCGATGGCGGCGTGA